From Firmicutes bacterium HGW-Firmicutes-1, the proteins below share one genomic window:
- a CDS encoding DNA repair protein RadA, with protein sequence MSKTKTVFMCQECGYESPKWMGQCPGCSQWNTLVEELKLKKPVSNFTNSSIDIHTDQKPRSLSNIDTEDDNRLKTNIQEFDRVLGGGIVDGSLTLVGGDPGIGKSTILLQMCQSLSEQGTKILYISGEESLKQIKMRADRLDVKGSNVMLYAQTSLQIIETVIGNEKPNVVIVDSIQTMFSEDVTSAPGSVSQVREVTSRLLRIAKGLNVSIFIVGHVTKDGSIAGPRVLEHMVDTVLYFEGERSVSYRILRAVKNRYGSTDEIGVFEMRDKGLVEVSNPSEYMLTGRPLGEAGSIVTCCMEGTRPLLVEVQALVSPTSFGMPRRASTGTDYNRVNLLMAVLEKKIGMQLGNYDSYVNIAGGIKISEPSLDLGIIIAIASSFKNASIDEKTIIMGEVGLTGEVRGISLCDKRILEAEKLGFTRCIIPKANYKALDHKKGKIEIIGVESVREAIEFSLGY encoded by the coding sequence ATGTCAAAAACGAAAACAGTATTTATGTGCCAAGAATGTGGCTATGAAAGCCCAAAATGGATGGGTCAATGTCCTGGTTGTAGCCAATGGAATACTTTAGTAGAAGAGCTAAAATTAAAAAAGCCTGTCTCCAATTTTACCAATTCGAGTATTGATATACATACAGATCAAAAACCAAGATCGTTATCAAATATAGATACTGAGGATGACAATCGCTTAAAAACAAATATCCAAGAGTTTGACAGAGTTCTTGGAGGGGGAATTGTTGATGGTTCTTTAACACTTGTTGGTGGTGATCCCGGTATAGGCAAGTCAACTATATTACTGCAAATGTGCCAGAGTCTTTCAGAACAAGGAACGAAAATTCTATATATCTCCGGTGAAGAATCTCTTAAACAAATAAAAATGAGAGCAGATAGACTAGATGTAAAAGGTAGTAATGTAATGCTATATGCGCAGACCTCTTTGCAAATTATCGAAACAGTAATTGGTAATGAGAAGCCAAATGTCGTTATAGTAGATTCAATTCAAACTATGTTTAGTGAAGATGTAACTTCTGCACCAGGGAGTGTTTCTCAGGTTCGAGAAGTGACAAGCAGATTATTGCGTATTGCCAAGGGATTGAATGTTTCGATCTTCATAGTAGGACATGTTACAAAGGATGGATCCATTGCAGGACCAAGAGTATTAGAGCATATGGTAGACACTGTGCTCTATTTTGAAGGTGAAAGAAGTGTTTCCTATAGAATATTAAGAGCAGTAAAAAATAGATATGGGTCAACTGATGAAATTGGTGTTTTTGAAATGCGTGATAAGGGACTGGTAGAAGTTTCAAATCCTTCTGAATATATGCTCACTGGAAGACCTTTAGGTGAAGCAGGATCAATCGTCACGTGCTGTATGGAAGGAACGAGGCCATTACTCGTCGAGGTACAAGCTTTGGTAAGTCCTACTAGCTTTGGAATGCCAAGAAGAGCATCAACAGGGACAGATTATAATAGAGTAAATCTATTAATGGCAGTATTAGAAAAGAAGATTGGTATGCAACTTGGAAATTATGATAGTTACGTTAATATTGCAGGTGGTATTAAGATTTCAGAACCGTCGTTAGATTTAGGTATCATAATTGCAATTGCATCAAGTTTTAAGAATGCTAGTATAGATGAAAAAACGATTATAATGGGGGAGGTGGGCTTAACTGGTGAGGTTCGAGGGATATCATTATGTGATAAAAGAATCCTAGAGGCAGAAAAGTTAGGCTTCACAAGGTGTATCATTCCCAAAGCCAACTATAAAGCTTTAGATCATAAAAAAGGGAAAATAGAAATCATAGGAGTAGAGTCTGTTAGGGAAGCTATTGAATTTTCACTTGGTTATTAA
- a CDS encoding tRNA guanosine(34) transglycosylase Tgt, producing MYKLLNVDGNAKRGELHTVHGVIQTPVFMNVGTTAAIKGAVSTNDLKNIKCQVELSNTYHLHLRPGDEIIKKLGGLHKFMVWDAPILTDSGGFQVFSLNALRKIKEEGVYFSSHIDGRKIFMGPEESMQIQSNIASTIAMAFDECPPYPATKEYMKDSVDRTSRWLVRCKKEMDRLNSLDDTINKNQMLFAINQGGTYEDLRIEHAKVISEMNLDGYAIGGLAVGESHSEMYRMLEAVVPHLPQGKPTYLMGVGTPENILEGVARGVDFFDCVYPTRNGRHGHVYTNYGRLNLFNAKFLTDDKPIEEGCGCPTCQSYSRAYIRHLLKAKEMLGMRLCVLHNLYFYNSMMEEIREAITNNRFIEYKAKKLEGINN from the coding sequence ATGTATAAATTACTTAACGTAGACGGCAATGCAAAGAGAGGCGAGTTACACACTGTTCATGGTGTTATTCAGACGCCTGTTTTTATGAATGTAGGGACTACTGCAGCAATCAAAGGAGCAGTTTCCACCAATGATTTGAAAAACATTAAGTGCCAAGTTGAATTGTCTAATACTTACCATTTACATTTAAGACCAGGTGATGAAATAATTAAAAAATTAGGTGGTCTACATAAATTTATGGTATGGGATGCACCAATACTAACAGATTCAGGCGGTTTTCAAGTTTTTTCGTTAAATGCACTTAGAAAAATCAAAGAGGAAGGTGTGTATTTTTCCTCACATATAGATGGTCGAAAGATTTTTATGGGTCCAGAAGAGAGTATGCAAATTCAATCAAATATTGCATCAACGATTGCTATGGCCTTTGATGAATGTCCACCATATCCAGCAACGAAGGAATATATGAAGGATTCAGTGGACCGTACATCAAGGTGGTTAGTTAGATGTAAAAAAGAGATGGATAGATTAAATAGCTTAGATGATACGATTAATAAGAATCAAATGCTATTTGCAATAAATCAAGGAGGAACATATGAAGACCTTCGTATAGAACATGCAAAGGTAATTAGCGAAATGAATCTAGATGGATATGCGATTGGTGGTTTGGCTGTTGGTGAAAGTCATAGCGAGATGTATCGTATGCTTGAAGCAGTTGTTCCACATTTACCACAGGGCAAACCAACTTATCTTATGGGTGTTGGAACGCCAGAAAATATACTTGAAGGTGTTGCGAGAGGTGTTGACTTTTTTGATTGTGTTTATCCAACAAGAAACGGAAGACATGGGCATGTTTATACGAATTATGGTAGGCTAAACCTATTTAATGCGAAATTCCTTACAGATGATAAACCCATTGAGGAAGGCTGTGGTTGTCCAACTTGTCAATCATATAGTAGAGCATATATAAGACATCTTCTAAAAGCTAAAGAAATGTTAGGTATGAGGCTTTGTGTGTTGCATAATTTATATTTTTACAATTCAATGATGGAAGAAATTAGAGAAGCAATTACGAACAATCGTTTCATAGAATATAAAGCTAAGAAGCTTGAGGGCATCAACAATTAG
- a CDS encoding glyoxalase/bleomycin resistance/extradiol dioxygenase family protein, giving the protein MKLSHIGVWTNDLEGLKNFYVTYFGGKTREKYVNPVKKFESYFIDFEGNGSVNLEIMKLATTLESGQNQTGEMNGFAHIAFSVGSKEQVDLLTERLALDGYVIVSKPRTTGDGYYESCILDPDRNHIEITI; this is encoded by the coding sequence ATGAAACTTAGCCACATTGGTGTTTGGACGAATGATTTAGAAGGGTTGAAAAATTTTTACGTTACTTATTTTGGAGGTAAGACGCGCGAAAAATATGTTAACCCTGTTAAGAAATTTGAATCTTATTTTATAGACTTTGAAGGTAATGGTAGTGTAAATCTTGAAATAATGAAGTTGGCTACAACATTAGAGAGTGGACAAAATCAGACAGGTGAAATGAATGGTTTCGCCCATATAGCATTTTCAGTAGGTAGTAAGGAGCAAGTGGATCTTTTAACAGAAAGACTTGCTTTAGATGGTTACGTAATTGTGAGTAAGCCAAGAACTACAGGTGATGGATACTATGAAAGTTGTATTCTTGATCCGGATAGAAATCATATAGAAATAACAATATAA
- the thiT gene encoding energy-coupled thiamine transporter ThiT, which produces MIKQFQDALSSGDLQNVITSTVGQIIIWAIAVTLLLAIMVVSGKNKSTKIKIKQLTYSSIAIAIATVLSFIRIIKLPQDGSATLCSMLFIVLIGYWFGVKQGVLCGLVYGLLQLALGGWVMHPIQLLLDFPLAFSALGLAGLFRNSENGLMKGLIVGAFGRFVFHFISGVVFFGSYAPEGFSPVTYSIAYNIAYIGIEVFLTIIILIIPAFDTAMKAVKRNALSE; this is translated from the coding sequence ATGATAAAACAATTTCAAGATGCTTTATCAAGTGGTGATTTACAAAACGTTATAACTTCAACAGTAGGACAAATAATAATTTGGGCGATTGCCGTAACTTTGTTACTTGCAATTATGGTTGTAAGTGGAAAAAACAAGTCAACGAAAATCAAGATCAAGCAATTAACGTATTCATCAATAGCAATCGCGATTGCTACGGTATTATCTTTTATTAGAATAATCAAACTACCACAGGATGGCTCAGCTACTCTGTGTAGCATGCTATTTATTGTACTTATTGGTTATTGGTTTGGTGTTAAGCAAGGTGTACTTTGTGGATTAGTTTATGGACTGCTACAATTGGCATTAGGCGGTTGGGTTATGCACCCAATTCAATTATTACTAGACTTTCCATTAGCATTTTCTGCACTTGGGCTAGCAGGTTTATTTAGAAATAGTGAAAATGGTTTGATGAAGGGTCTTATCGTTGGAGCTTTTGGAAGGTTTGTCTTCCACTTTATATCAGGGGTAGTGTTTTTTGGTTCCTATGCACCAGAAGGGTTTTCCCCAGTGACTTATTCAATAGCTTATAATATTGCTTATATTGGAATAGAAGTATTTTTGACAATTATTATATTGATCATACCAGCGTTTGATACAGCTATGAAGGCAGTGAAAAGAAACGCATTAAGTGAATAA
- a CDS encoding sulfite exporter TauE/SafE family protein, translating into MLGITILDEFIIIGLITVFVSALIQGITGFGFALIAVPILSTFLLPKDIVPIVVIYSLLMNILMYIRKRTIVHFSELKTLIIFSSIGIPIGVYLLNLLDATIIKLVAGITIILTALALMVGWEWKGKNLQLTTAIAGLTSGVLNGSTSMSGPPIVLLLLNQKVDKEHFRAYLPAFGIITNVITIIFLMLGRNFNATQLKNMVIFSPALFCGLFIGSIAVRFINEYFFRRFSLILILVTGVYTLYSVLF; encoded by the coding sequence ATGTTAGGAATAACTATTTTGGATGAATTTATTATTATTGGATTAATAACCGTATTTGTATCAGCGCTCATTCAAGGAATTACTGGATTTGGTTTTGCATTAATCGCAGTACCTATTTTATCTACATTTTTATTGCCTAAAGATATTGTTCCTATTGTAGTGATTTATAGCTTATTAATGAACATCCTTATGTATATAAGGAAAAGAACTATTGTTCATTTTTCAGAGCTTAAAACTCTGATTATATTTAGTTCAATTGGTATACCTATTGGTGTATACCTACTTAACCTCTTAGATGCAACTATCATTAAGCTAGTAGCTGGAATCACAATCATTTTGACCGCACTTGCTTTGATGGTTGGATGGGAATGGAAGGGTAAAAACCTTCAGCTTACAACAGCTATTGCGGGACTTACTAGTGGTGTATTAAATGGAAGTACCTCGATGAGTGGACCACCCATTGTATTGCTTTTACTAAATCAAAAAGTTGATAAGGAGCATTTTAGAGCCTATTTACCAGCTTTTGGGATCATAACGAATGTAATAACTATAATCTTTTTGATGTTGGGTAGAAATTTCAATGCAACACAACTAAAAAACATGGTGATATTCAGTCCTGCATTATTTTGCGGACTTTTTATTGGTTCAATTGCAGTTAGATTTATAAATGAATATTTTTTTAGACGTTTTAGCCTGATACTAATCTTGGTAACAGGTGTTTATACACTATACTCAGTTCTGTTTTAA
- a CDS encoding chorismate synthase: protein MAGSIFGNIFKISTWGESHGKGIGVVIDGCPAGLELNETDIQICLNRRRPGQSPFATPRKETDAVEILSGVFEGKTTGTPISLIVFNQDQRSHDYSQIASYYRPGHADYSYDSKYGFRDYKGSGRASGRETTARVAGGAIAKKILATLGVTVTAYTYSIGPVTIDMNHFDINEISNNFLCMPDSTSVQAAETYLNRLKEEGNSSGGIIDCIVKNIPAGIGEPVFEKLDANLAKAVMSIGSVKGIEIGDGFKVAERTGIENNDAYYCEGEKTLKKTNHAGGILGGISDGSDIFIRAAIKPTPSIGMTQQTANKSFENIEINIEGRHDPIIVPRAVVVVEAMVALTVVDMVLMNMSSKMDNVIKVYNQ, encoded by the coding sequence ATGGCTGGTTCAATATTTGGAAATATATTTAAGATATCTACATGGGGAGAATCACACGGAAAAGGCATTGGCGTTGTCATAGATGGCTGCCCTGCTGGCTTAGAATTAAATGAAACAGATATTCAAATCTGTTTGAATAGAAGGCGTCCGGGTCAATCCCCATTTGCTACACCTAGAAAGGAAACAGATGCGGTTGAAATTCTATCTGGAGTATTTGAAGGTAAAACAACCGGTACCCCTATTTCCTTAATCGTATTTAATCAGGATCAAAGATCACATGACTATTCACAAATAGCTTCCTATTATAGGCCAGGTCATGCTGATTATTCTTATGATTCTAAGTATGGTTTTAGGGACTACAAAGGTAGTGGTAGAGCTTCTGGTAGAGAAACAACTGCTAGAGTTGCAGGTGGTGCTATTGCTAAGAAAATATTAGCAACATTAGGTGTAACTGTTACAGCATATACCTACTCAATTGGTCCTGTTACAATTGATATGAATCACTTTGATATCAATGAAATCAGCAATAATTTTTTATGTATGCCCGATTCAACAAGTGTTCAAGCAGCTGAAACCTACCTTAATCGACTGAAAGAAGAAGGAAACTCCTCTGGTGGAATCATAGATTGTATTGTTAAAAATATACCTGCTGGTATTGGAGAACCTGTTTTCGAAAAACTAGATGCTAATCTTGCAAAAGCAGTTATGTCGATTGGAAGTGTAAAAGGAATTGAAATTGGAGATGGCTTCAAGGTAGCCGAAAGAACTGGCATAGAGAATAACGATGCGTATTATTGTGAAGGTGAAAAAACCTTGAAAAAGACGAATCATGCAGGTGGAATACTTGGTGGAATTAGCGACGGATCAGACATCTTTATTCGTGCAGCAATAAAACCTACCCCTTCAATTGGTATGACTCAGCAAACCGCTAATAAAAGCTTTGAGAATATTGAAATAAACATAGAAGGTCGTCATGATCCTATTATAGTTCCAAGAGCTGTAGTAGTTGTAGAAGCTATGGTGGCTCTAACTGTTGTGGATATGGTTCTAATGAATATGTCCTCAAAGATGGATAATGTAATCAAGGTTTATAATCAATAG
- a CDS encoding fatty acid-binding protein DegV: MSKIAIVSDSACDLPSYIVEKYDIKILPLRVIYENAEYRDGIDIQPQEVYDRLEEEIPKTSLPEPVEVIELFDKLVGEGYTDVVCIALSAKLSGTYNLMQLIANDYDQQKLNIKVVDSKTLSMILGFIVLEAAMKVKDSGTIDEVLSTISIIRNKIQGCYVLKTLKFLKKGGRIGKVEGTVGELLDIKPIIGIDDEGAYYTIHKARGRKKSIQKIKDLIEDHFKGKLINISIIHGGAEEEATSLLEYVKKLYNINQCFITQISPALGVHTGPGLIGYTAYEV, from the coding sequence ATGTCAAAAATTGCAATTGTAAGTGATTCTGCATGTGACCTACCGTCATATATAGTAGAAAAGTATGACATCAAGATTCTGCCCCTTAGAGTAATCTATGAAAATGCAGAGTACAGAGATGGAATAGACATACAACCTCAAGAGGTTTATGACAGACTAGAAGAAGAGATTCCTAAGACATCACTGCCAGAGCCAGTTGAAGTAATTGAGCTCTTTGACAAGCTCGTTGGAGAGGGATATACAGATGTTGTTTGCATAGCCTTATCAGCCAAGTTAAGTGGAACGTATAATCTGATGCAGTTAATAGCAAACGATTATGACCAACAAAAATTAAATATAAAAGTAGTGGATTCTAAGACCTTGTCAATGATTTTAGGCTTTATTGTGTTAGAAGCAGCGATGAAAGTAAAAGACTCAGGCACTATAGATGAGGTGTTAAGTACAATTTCTATTATTCGCAACAAGATACAAGGATGTTATGTGCTTAAAACATTAAAGTTCTTAAAAAAGGGTGGACGAATTGGAAAGGTAGAAGGTACTGTTGGAGAACTATTAGATATCAAACCGATTATTGGAATTGACGATGAAGGTGCTTATTATACAATTCATAAAGCAAGAGGCAGAAAGAAATCAATACAAAAAATTAAAGATTTGATTGAAGATCATTTTAAAGGTAAGTTGATTAATATATCAATTATTCATGGCGGAGCGGAAGAAGAAGCAACTTCACTTTTGGAGTATGTGAAGAAGTTGTATAATATTAATCAATGTTTTATCACTCAAATAAGTCCTGCTCTTGGAGTACATACCGGACCTGGATTAATCGGATATACGGCTTACGAAGTATAA
- a CDS encoding protein arginine kinase, with protein MIKWYEKDNEDCKGVIISSRIRLARNLNQYPFPNSIEDNDAQQLVDDVKKAMFSANEYAIDLFEEIKMENVRQVDKIAMMERHVISPHFIGVKKPNTLLISHDESISIMVNEEDHIRIQSMQVGMNLLEALEHANKIDDLLEEKLTYAFDSKLGYLTSCPTNLGTGLRASYMVHLPALETTGQLKFLLDAIGKFGLTVRGIYGEGSDAQGSIFQISNQLTLGINEQEIIDNLTTVTKQIVEQELIVRNKFLNERRLEFEDAIYRSYGILSNARVLTSKEAMTLLSDIKLGFELGILKNDQEKPINIFDLMTRIQPANLQKIEMKHLSLKERDIARATYIRENIVKLVK; from the coding sequence ATGATAAAATGGTATGAAAAAGACAATGAGGATTGTAAAGGAGTTATCATTTCTAGCAGAATAAGACTTGCAAGGAACCTAAATCAATATCCATTCCCTAATAGTATAGAGGACAATGATGCACAACAATTAGTGGATGATGTAAAAAAAGCCATGTTCTCAGCTAATGAGTATGCTATAGATCTTTTCGAAGAAATTAAAATGGAAAATGTAAGGCAAGTAGATAAGATTGCTATGATGGAAAGACATGTAATTAGTCCCCATTTTATTGGAGTAAAAAAACCAAATACATTACTTATATCTCATGACGAAAGCATTAGCATTATGGTTAATGAAGAAGATCATATTCGGATACAATCAATGCAGGTGGGTATGAATTTATTAGAAGCACTTGAACATGCTAATAAGATCGATGATTTGCTTGAAGAAAAATTAACCTATGCTTTTGATTCGAAGCTAGGTTACTTAACCTCTTGTCCTACGAATCTCGGTACAGGACTCAGAGCCTCCTATATGGTTCATTTGCCAGCACTTGAGACGACAGGTCAGCTAAAGTTTTTATTGGATGCAATAGGCAAATTTGGGTTAACAGTGAGGGGGATTTATGGAGAAGGTTCTGATGCACAAGGAAGCATTTTTCAAATTTCTAATCAATTGACCTTGGGTATAAATGAACAAGAAATTATTGATAATTTAACAACTGTAACAAAGCAAATTGTTGAACAAGAGCTTATTGTTAGAAATAAATTTTTAAATGAAAGAAGGCTTGAATTTGAGGATGCCATTTACCGTTCTTATGGTATACTAAGTAATGCAAGAGTATTGACTTCAAAAGAGGCAATGACATTATTATCTGATATAAAGTTAGGATTTGAGCTTGGTATATTGAAGAATGATCAAGAAAAGCCAATTAATATATTTGATTTAATGACCAGAATTCAACCTGCTAATTTGCAAAAGATTGAAATGAAGCACTTATCCTTAAAGGAACGAGATATTGCAAGAGCAACATATATAAGAGAAAATATAGTAAAACTAGTAAAGTAG
- a CDS encoding endosialidase translates to MAGIEELIRVEDQGAISFGNYLADSKQKKQDFEVDGDVYKVKTYSAMTRLEKNSRLLYESIPGTTVYNFSLDEKELSFTVEGVEDAQITVELEIEQEYKIYIDQMQLGKMKSNLAGKLNLSVDFSNGKQEVVIKKV, encoded by the coding sequence ATGGCTGGTATAGAAGAATTAATTAGAGTTGAGGATCAAGGTGCTATTAGCTTTGGAAATTACTTAGCAGACTCTAAACAGAAGAAACAGGACTTTGAAGTTGATGGTGATGTGTATAAAGTAAAAACATATAGTGCAATGACAAGACTTGAAAAGAACAGTCGACTATTATATGAATCAATACCTGGAACAACAGTATATAATTTTTCTTTAGATGAAAAAGAATTAAGCTTTACTGTAGAAGGGGTTGAAGATGCTCAGATCACTGTTGAATTAGAAATTGAACAAGAATATAAAATTTATATTGATCAAATGCAACTTGGAAAGATGAAGTCCAATCTTGCGGGAAAATTAAATTTGAGTGTGGATTTTAGTAATGGAAAGCAAGAAGTTGTAATTAAAAAAGTATAA
- a CDS encoding ATP-dependent Clp protease ATP-binding subunit ClpC, translating to MMGRFTEKAQKAIQLSKEVAGELGHDYIGTEHLLLGLIKEGEGLAAFVLRNQGMTYEIIEEKIKEVIVGNPIQVANGGEFTPRVERILEMSLREAVNMNTKMIGTEHILIALLRESDSMAAKLIEILGGSKQKIYQEIVKALGQDSNNSKLTPNTEASQATNTPVLDQYSRDLTKLAKENKFDPIIGRDKEIERVIQILSRRTKNNPCLIGEPGVGKTAIAEGLAQKINQGNIPETLKNKRVVNLDLSSMVAGSKYRGEFEERIKKAIAEIIQAGNVILFIDELHTIVGAGSAEGTLDASNILKPSLARGELQLIGATTLNEYRKYIEKDSALERRFQPVTVNEPSEEETIEIIRGLKHMYENHHNVKITDEAINSAVKLSNRYITDRFLPDKAIDVIDEACSKVRLSTYVAPPDIKEMENTLEQLEEEKVEAIKAEAYEKAGELKRKQNEIKDKLDKAKIEWQTKNSMADQVVDDEEVAGIISSWTSIPIKKLTEEEGERLKNLESVLHEKVVGQDEAVVAVSKAIRRGRVGLKDPNRPIGSFLFLGPTGVGKTELSKILAETLFGDESALIRVDMSEYMEKHSVSKLIGSPPGYVGYDEGGQLSEKIRRKPYSVLLFDEVEKAHPDVFNTLLQVLDDGHITDAQGRKINFKNTVIIMTSNAGARNIIAPKILGFSSSEDEKKSYGDMKKNVMDEVKRLFRPEFLNRIDEVIVFHSLTKEHIVEIVDIMVGMLASRMKKNMGIEIHMTAEAKIHMAEVGFDKSYGARPLRRAIQSKIEDRLAEKILEGIIKEGDHVTIDLNNEELVFDLK from the coding sequence ATGATGGGAAGATTTACAGAAAAAGCACAGAAAGCCATTCAATTATCTAAAGAAGTAGCTGGTGAATTGGGTCACGATTATATCGGAACAGAGCATCTTTTACTGGGATTAATTAAAGAAGGTGAAGGTCTCGCTGCTTTTGTACTTAGAAATCAAGGTATGACTTATGAAATAATTGAAGAAAAGATAAAAGAGGTTATTGTAGGTAACCCTATTCAAGTTGCAAATGGTGGTGAGTTCACACCTAGAGTAGAACGAATTCTAGAGATGAGCTTAAGAGAAGCTGTCAATATGAATACAAAAATGATAGGAACTGAGCATATACTCATTGCACTCCTTAGAGAAAGTGATTCAATGGCAGCAAAGCTAATTGAAATATTAGGTGGGTCTAAACAAAAGATTTATCAAGAAATTGTCAAAGCATTGGGCCAGGATTCAAATAATTCCAAGTTAACGCCTAATACAGAAGCTAGTCAAGCAACTAATACACCAGTATTAGATCAATATAGTAGGGACCTTACTAAATTAGCTAAGGAAAATAAATTTGATCCCATCATTGGTAGGGATAAAGAGATTGAGCGAGTCATACAAATATTAAGTAGAAGGACTAAAAATAATCCTTGCTTAATTGGTGAGCCGGGTGTAGGTAAAACCGCAATAGCGGAAGGATTAGCTCAAAAGATTAATCAAGGAAACATACCAGAGACATTAAAAAATAAAAGAGTAGTAAACCTTGATTTATCCTCAATGGTTGCAGGATCAAAATACCGTGGGGAATTTGAAGAACGTATTAAGAAGGCGATTGCCGAAATAATTCAAGCTGGGAATGTTATTTTATTTATTGACGAATTGCATACAATTGTTGGAGCGGGTTCAGCTGAAGGAACTTTAGATGCTAGTAATATATTAAAGCCATCACTTGCAAGAGGAGAGCTTCAATTAATAGGTGCAACAACACTTAATGAATATAGAAAATACATTGAGAAGGATTCTGCTTTAGAAAGAAGATTCCAACCAGTTACAGTGAATGAACCTTCTGAAGAAGAAACGATTGAAATTATCAGAGGCTTAAAGCATATGTATGAAAATCATCATAACGTTAAGATAACTGATGAAGCCATCAATTCTGCAGTTAAGCTTTCTAATCGTTACATTACAGATCGATTTTTACCAGATAAAGCAATTGATGTAATTGATGAGGCCTGCTCAAAAGTAAGATTAAGTACTTATGTTGCACCTCCAGACATTAAAGAAATGGAAAACACCTTAGAACAACTTGAAGAAGAAAAAGTAGAAGCTATCAAGGCAGAGGCTTATGAAAAAGCCGGTGAATTAAAAAGAAAACAAAATGAAATTAAAGATAAGTTAGATAAAGCAAAAATCGAATGGCAAACCAAAAACTCTATGGCAGATCAAGTAGTAGATGATGAAGAGGTAGCAGGGATTATTTCAAGTTGGACTTCTATTCCAATTAAAAAGTTAACTGAAGAAGAAGGTGAAAGACTTAAAAATCTAGAGTCTGTATTACATGAAAAGGTAGTAGGTCAAGATGAGGCTGTAGTAGCTGTTTCAAAAGCGATAAGGCGTGGTAGGGTTGGACTTAAAGATCCTAACCGTCCAATTGGTTCGTTTTTATTTTTAGGGCCTACTGGAGTTGGAAAGACAGAGCTTTCAAAGATATTAGCAGAAACTTTATTTGGTGATGAATCTGCATTAATAAGAGTAGATATGTCAGAATATATGGAAAAGCATAGTGTATCTAAGTTAATTGGATCACCTCCAGGTTATGTAGGCTATGATGAAGGTGGACAGCTCAGTGAAAAGATAAGAAGGAAGCCTTATTCAGTTCTTCTCTTTGATGAGGTAGAGAAAGCCCATCCTGATGTTTTTAACACACTTTTACAGGTTTTAGATGATGGGCATATAACCGATGCACAAGGAAGAAAAATCAACTTCAAAAACACTGTAATCATTATGACTTCAAATGCAGGAGCACGAAATATAATTGCTCCTAAGATCTTAGGTTTTTCATCCTCAGAAGATGAGAAAAAAAGTTATGGTGATATGAAAAAGAATGTTATGGACGAGGTAAAACGCTTATTTAGACCTGAGTTCTTAAATAGGATAGATGAAGTAATTGTATTTCATTCTTTAACCAAAGAACACATTGTAGAGATTGTTGATATTATGGTAGGTATGTTAGCTAGTAGAATGAAAAAGAACATGGGGATTGAAATTCATATGACCGCTGAAGCCAAAATTCATATGGCTGAGGTAGGTTTTGATAAAAGTTATGGTGCTAGACCTTTAAGAAGAGCTATCCAATCTAAAATTGAAGATAGATTGGCAGAAAAAATTCTAGAGGGTATCATCAAAGAGGGTGACCATGTAACCATTGATCTTAACAACGAAGAGCTTGTATTTGATTTGAAGTAA